One genomic window of Mycteria americana isolate JAX WOST 10 ecotype Jacksonville Zoo and Gardens chromosome 6, USCA_MyAme_1.0, whole genome shotgun sequence includes the following:
- the ADRA2A gene encoding alpha-2A adrenergic receptor, with translation MFNLERPFTERGHFFSSMEYQRQLEEEEGYPPPGTNGTFNDSGAGPGWGTPYLLHTTVTLISLAGLLMLFTVFGNVLVIIAVFTSRALKAPQNLFLVSLASADILVATLVIPFSLANEVMGYWYFGKVWCEIYLALDVLFCTSSIVHLCAISLDRYWSITQAIEYNLKRTPRRIKCIIFIVWVISAVISFPPLISIEKKSGQQADQGVAGCKINDEKWYIISSSIGSFFAPCLIMILVYMRIYQIAKRRTRVPPNKRAERPEKRQNGLADKEDLPATAQLNGEKAAGGGGGQEGEVNGIDMEETSSSEHQENNQCKKSERPSRGKTKTKLSQIKPGDSLPRKAEEERNTKGSRWRGRQNREKRFTFVLAVVIGVFVICWFPFFFTYTLTAVCKSCSVPDTLFKFFFWFGYCNSSLNPVIYTIFNHDFRRAFKRILCRIERKRIV, from the coding sequence ATGTTTAACCTGGAGCGCCCGTTCACGGAGAGGGGCCACTTCTTCTCCTCCATGGAGTACCAgcggcagctggaggaggaggagggctacCCGCCTCCCGGCACCAACGGGACCTTCAAcgacagcggggccgggccgggctggggcacGCCGTACCTCCTGCACACCACCGTCACCCTCATCAGCCTGGCGGGCTTGCTCATGCTCTTCACCGTCTTCGGCAACGTCCTGGTCATCATCGCCGTCTTCACCAGCCGGGCGCTCAAGGCCCCCCAGAACCTCTTCCTGGTCTCCTTAGCCTCGGCCGACATCCTGGTGGCCACGCTGGTCATCCCCTTCTCCCTGGCAAACGAGGTGATGGGGTACTGGTATTTCGGCAAAGTCTGGTGTGAGATCTACCTGGCCTTGGACGTGCTGTTCTGCACCTCCTCCATCGTGCACTTGTGTGCCATCAGCCTGGACCGTTACTGGTCCATCACGCAAGCCATCGAGTACAACCTCAAGCGTACCCCGCGCCGCATCAAGTGCATCATCTTCATCGTCTGGGTCATCTCGGCCGTCatctccttcccgccgctcatcTCCATCGAGAAGAAGAGTGGGCAGCAGGCTGACCAGGGGGTGGCAGGGTGCAAGATCAATGATGAGAAGTGGTACATCATCTCTTCTAGCATCGGCTCCTTCTTTGCCCCCTGCCTCATCATGATCCTGGTCTACATGCGCATCTACCAGATAGCCAAGAGGCGAACCAGGGTACCGCCGAACAAGCGGGCAGAGCGCCCCGAGAAGAGGCAGAACGGCTTGGCCGACAAGGAGGAcctgccagccacagcccagcTCAATGGGGAGAaggcggcaggcggcggcggtgggcaggagggagaggtcAACGGCATAGACATGGAGGAGACCTCTTCTTCTGAGCACCAGGAGAACAACCAGTGTAAGAAGTCAGAGAGACCATCAAGGGGAAAGACCAAGACTAAGCTGAGCCAGATTAAGCCTGGGGACAGTTTGcccaggaaggcagaggaggagaggaacacCAAAGGGTCCCGGTGGAGGGGCAGGCAGAACCGGGAGAAGCGCTTCACCTTTGTGCTGGCAGTGGTGATCGGGGTCTTTGTCATCTGCTGGTTCCCCTTCTTCTTCACCTACACGCTGACGGCTGTTTGCAAGAGCTGCTCCGTGCCCGACACCCTCTTCAAGTTCTTCTTCTGGTTCGGTTACTGCAATAGCTCGTTGAACCCTGTCATTTATACCATTTTCAACCACGACTTCAGACGGGCCTTCAAAAGGATCCTCTGCAGGATAGAGAGGAAGAGGATTGTTTGA